A segment of the Microbacterium luteolum genome:
AGGATGCTCGATCAAGACCACTCGGGCCGTCGACAGGAACGTGATTGGGCCAGCCGCGGTCGGTCGTGGTGATCGGGAGTGCGATGACGAGAGTGGTCACAGCGTCCAAGTATCCGGACGATGCCACGACCAGAACCGGTCTGTGCCCGCCTTGCTCCCTCCCGCGGACGGGCTCGAGCGCAGCCCACGCGACGACACCGGGTGCGAGACCCGACTCCGTCAC
Coding sequences within it:
- a CDS encoding type II toxin-antitoxin system PemK/MazF family toxin, whose product is MTESGLAPGVVAWAALEPVRGREQGGHRPVLVVASSGYLDAVTTLVIALPITTTDRGWPNHVPVDGPSGLDRASWIMTEQPRTLTRDRLTGIGGTVSPECLSAVRTWLGDFLDL